From Actinopolymorpha sp. NPDC004070, a single genomic window includes:
- a CDS encoding peptidoglycan-binding domain-containing protein — protein MARYPHADWDPLPEANTQPRIRPWGAVLHTAVSNAKNIKSVWLQSSIESHFYVAEDGNVLQYVDTERVAHCQLDGNYFGGGRGHISIETWDGAGRVWDGKDVRKVPRWNDHQIAAMANLLVWLRDTHGVPLVKLPEIFGRGIGWHAQYTSSKPPRFNQHHACPAPARIAQVGDVISAAVAGGQQPEPPRPPGSAVSLAAVTRAAKLDPKRPQGAVTPGAADDVRLVERALAAEGLLSSQYASDGSFGTRTVAAYARWQRRCGYSGADADGVPGSESLKKLGVKHGFRVVA, from the coding sequence ATGGCCCGTTATCCGCACGCCGACTGGGATCCGCTCCCGGAGGCGAACACCCAGCCCCGCATCCGACCATGGGGAGCCGTTCTGCACACGGCAGTCTCCAACGCCAAGAACATCAAGAGTGTCTGGCTACAGTCGTCGATCGAGAGTCACTTCTACGTCGCCGAGGACGGCAACGTCCTGCAGTACGTCGACACCGAACGCGTCGCCCATTGTCAGTTGGACGGCAACTATTTCGGTGGCGGCAGAGGACACATCAGCATCGAGACCTGGGACGGCGCCGGCCGGGTCTGGGACGGCAAGGACGTCCGCAAGGTCCCTCGATGGAACGACCACCAGATCGCCGCGATGGCGAACCTGCTCGTCTGGTTGAGAGACACCCACGGCGTGCCCCTGGTGAAACTGCCTGAGATCTTCGGCCGCGGCATCGGCTGGCACGCGCAGTACACCAGTTCCAAGCCGCCACGGTTCAACCAACACCATGCGTGCCCCGCACCCGCACGGATCGCCCAGGTGGGAGACGTCATCTCCGCCGCCGTCGCCGGGGGACAGCAACCCGAGCCGCCGCGCCCGCCGGGGTCGGCGGTGAGCCTCGCCGCCGTGACCAGGGCGGCGAAGCTGGACCCGAAGCGGCCGCAGGGTGCGGTCACGCCCGGAGCGGCGGACGACGTACGGCTCGTGGAGCGTGCGCTCGCCGCCGAGGGTCTGCTGTCGTCGCAGTACGCGAGTGACGGTTCGTTCGGCACCCGCACCGTCGCCGCCTACGCGCGATGGCAGCGGCGCTGCGGATACTCCGGAGCAGACGCGGACGGAGTTCCCGGATCGGAAAGCCTGAAGAAGCTGGGGGTCAAGCATGGATTTCGCGTCGTTGCCTGA
- a CDS encoding neprosin family prolyl endopeptidase yields the protein MDVGLIERNPHAAPARMSRLAHQKFAGPEVDGDLKAAAERLEEIRQHHLDLYARRDVVTQTTSAAGDRVDWVPVESQVDGAPAEPPPLNGIEQDPARRTRAAARALRAPEVEKGPPGTVPVMRKNIDQLRPVGTLQDYLAKGPYRPEFTPPDDPHPPAIGAEHKYAHAYQFVTNYGTEAYINTWKPYVQWSNEFSLGQLWTVRGSGAALQTLEVGAQTYKDLNGDWEPHLFIFYTTNAYSQSGDNLGGYNTDVRGWVQVGTSSFPGMRVAESIAGGDQYDLLIKVQLYQGNWWVRIGAEWMGYYPASLYSDTGLRTMADQVDWGGEIVDDSANHPEPTSTAMGSGALPGTGWTHAAYMRNLRYQSDANGTMVGIQGVPQVTNAAAYDIWTDFSGTSGWGSYFYWGGPGGV from the coding sequence ATGGACGTCGGGCTCATCGAGCGGAACCCTCATGCCGCGCCGGCGCGGATGAGTCGCCTCGCGCATCAGAAGTTCGCGGGTCCGGAGGTGGACGGTGACCTCAAGGCCGCGGCCGAACGACTGGAGGAGATCCGGCAGCACCACCTCGACCTGTACGCCAGGCGCGACGTCGTCACCCAGACCACGTCCGCGGCCGGCGACCGGGTCGACTGGGTGCCTGTCGAGTCCCAGGTCGACGGCGCTCCGGCCGAGCCGCCGCCGCTGAATGGCATCGAGCAGGACCCGGCCCGTCGCACCCGTGCCGCCGCCCGTGCGCTGCGCGCACCGGAAGTGGAGAAGGGCCCGCCAGGCACGGTCCCGGTGATGCGCAAGAACATCGACCAGCTCCGCCCGGTCGGCACCCTTCAGGACTACCTCGCCAAGGGCCCCTACCGGCCCGAGTTCACCCCGCCGGACGACCCGCATCCGCCCGCCATCGGTGCCGAGCACAAGTACGCGCACGCCTACCAGTTCGTCACGAACTACGGCACCGAGGCCTACATCAACACCTGGAAGCCGTACGTCCAGTGGTCCAACGAGTTCTCCCTCGGCCAGCTCTGGACCGTACGGGGGAGTGGCGCCGCTCTGCAGACTCTCGAGGTCGGCGCCCAGACCTACAAGGACCTCAACGGCGACTGGGAGCCGCACCTCTTCATCTTCTACACCACGAACGCGTACTCCCAGAGCGGCGACAACCTCGGGGGTTACAACACCGACGTCAGGGGCTGGGTCCAGGTCGGCACGTCCTCCTTCCCGGGCATGCGGGTCGCCGAGAGCATCGCCGGCGGCGACCAGTACGACCTGCTGATCAAGGTCCAGCTCTACCAGGGCAACTGGTGGGTCCGCATCGGCGCCGAGTGGATGGGTTACTACCCGGCCAGCCTCTACAGCGACACCGGCCTTCGCACCATGGCCGACCAGGTCGACTGGGGCGGCGAGATCGTCGACGACTCAGCCAACCATCCCGAACCCACCAGCACCGCCATGGGCAGCGGGGCCCTCCCCGGCACGGGTTGGACGCATGCCGCCTACATGCGCAACCTCCGCTACCAGAGCGACGCGAACGGCACGATGGTGGGGATTCAGGGCGTGCCACAGGTCACCAACGCCGCGGCGTACGACATCTGGACCGACTTCAGCGGCACCAGTGGCTGGGGCTCGTACTTCTACTGGGGCGGGCCCGGGGGAGTGTGA